A stretch of Gallaecimonas pentaromativorans DNA encodes these proteins:
- a CDS encoding DUF945 family protein: protein MKKTLIVGALLVVAAAGSSLLLGSQTQKEYLKWVNSLSAHPGISAKSLDFESSLFAPRAKTKLSVTDPVLKASLAERGLPDSLVLVHQFQVWPWQVASSTAIAWDKKSAPFKALFGSDIALKVEGHHWIWGTQSLKGRVGMASWQQDGELLNFYPLTFSASHSQQHWQQSFNWNGMEAKSPEGRLVLSGVKLKKEGQGDDGHFDGQLGAVTYTGEHFVGLSGMTFKGTDSDKLTKGRLQAEEAKFNREPFSHLDLALAMESVNNHALDKLLLSALGIGLTGDAEARSQFSVALGALLSGGGKLQLDDLSLDSVNGKLIGRGQLALKAGTVDSLESFLAASQGELKLVVPRHFGELASLDTDTLNVLAQRGWVREESGGLGLDFKVADKLLTLNQQPLMKAL from the coding sequence TTGAAGAAAACACTGATTGTGGGAGCCTTGCTGGTGGTGGCGGCGGCGGGAAGCAGCCTGTTGCTGGGCAGTCAGACCCAAAAAGAATACCTCAAGTGGGTAAACAGCTTATCGGCGCATCCGGGCATCAGCGCCAAGAGCCTGGACTTTGAGTCCAGCCTGTTTGCTCCTCGTGCCAAAACCAAACTCAGCGTGACCGATCCGGTACTCAAAGCGAGCCTCGCCGAGCGAGGCCTGCCCGACAGCCTGGTGCTGGTACACCAGTTCCAGGTCTGGCCCTGGCAAGTGGCCAGCAGCACCGCCATTGCCTGGGACAAGAAAAGTGCGCCGTTCAAGGCGCTGTTCGGCTCAGACATTGCCTTGAAAGTCGAAGGCCACCACTGGATCTGGGGTACCCAAAGCCTTAAGGGCCGGGTGGGTATGGCGAGCTGGCAGCAAGACGGCGAGCTGCTCAACTTCTACCCTTTGACCTTCAGCGCCAGCCACAGCCAGCAGCATTGGCAGCAAAGCTTTAACTGGAACGGCATGGAGGCCAAAAGCCCGGAAGGCCGCCTGGTGCTGTCCGGAGTCAAACTCAAAAAAGAAGGGCAGGGCGACGACGGCCACTTTGACGGCCAACTGGGCGCCGTCACCTACACCGGCGAGCATTTTGTTGGCCTCTCGGGCATGACCTTCAAAGGCACCGACAGCGACAAGCTCACCAAGGGGCGGCTGCAGGCCGAAGAGGCAAAATTTAACCGCGAACCTTTTAGCCATCTCGACCTTGCCTTGGCTATGGAGTCGGTCAATAACCACGCTCTGGATAAACTGCTGCTAAGCGCCCTGGGTATCGGCCTGACCGGCGACGCAGAAGCCCGCAGCCAGTTCAGTGTGGCCCTTGGCGCGCTGCTCTCCGGCGGCGGCAAACTGCAACTGGACGATTTAAGCCTCGACTCGGTAAACGGCAAGCTCATCGGTCGTGGCCAACTGGCGCTCAAGGCCGGTACCGTAGACAGCCTAGAGAGCTTCCTGGCTGCCAGCCAAGGGGAGCTGAAATTGGTGGTGCCGCGCCATTTTGGCGAGCTGGCGTCGCTGGACACCGACACCCTCAACGTGCTGGCCCAGCGCGGCTGGGTGCGCGAAGAGTCCGGCGGCCTGGGCCTTGATTTCAAGGTGGCCGACAAGTTGCTGACCTTAAACCAGCAGCCCCTGATGAAAGCGTTATAA